The following proteins are encoded in a genomic region of Amyelois transitella isolate CPQ chromosome 14, ilAmyTran1.1, whole genome shotgun sequence:
- the LOC106132838 gene encoding transcription initiation factor IIE subunit beta, with the protein MDPALLREREAFKKKALATPSIEKKKTKDDSQTKDDSKKKSKSSSSASTGPKLDASNYKTMAGSSSYRFGVLARIVRHMRSRHQEGDDHPLTLDEVLDETNQLDVGNKVKQWLQTEALQNNPKIECTLDGKYIFKPVYKIKDKKSLLRLLKQQDLKGLGGILLEDVQESLPHCERALKSLAQEILYISRPTDKKKILFYNDKTATLDVDEEFVKLWRATAVDAMDDAKIEEYLEKQGIKSMQDHGPRKPIAPKRKKAAQRRRQFKKPRDNEHLADVLETYEDNTLTQKGVSIK; encoded by the exons ATGGATCCGGCACTATTACGGGAACGGGaggcttttaaaaaaaaggcacTTGCAACTCCTAG caTAGAAAAGAAGAAGACAAAAGATGACTCACAGACAAAAGATGACAGTaagaaaaaatctaaatcaaGCAGCTCGGCCAGCACTGGCCCCAAGCTGGATGCTTCTAA tTACAAAACCATGGCGGGCAGTTCATCCTACCGGTTTGGAGTCTTGGCAAGGATCGTAAGACACATGAGGTCTAGGCACCAAGAAGGTGATGATCATCCCCTCACATTGGATGAGGTTCTAGATGAAACAAACCAACTGGATGTCGGCAATAAAGTTaaacaa tggCTCCAAACAGAAGCATTACAAAATAATCCAAAAATAGAATGTACGCTCGATGGGAAATACATTTTCAAGCCAGTATATAAAATCAAAGACAAGAAATCATTGCTtag GTTGCTAAAACAACAGGATCTCAAAGGATTAGGTGGAATTCTACTGGAAGATGTCCAGGAATCATTGCCTCACTGTGAGAGGGCATTGAAAAGTTTAGCACaagaaatattatacatttcaAGGCCAACAGacaagaagaaaatattgttttacaatGATAAGACTGCCACTTTAGAT GTAGACGAAGAGTTCGTGAAGTTATGGCGGGCGACGGCCGTAGACGCAATGGATGACGCCAAAATTGAGGAGTATTTAGAAAAACAAGGTATCAAATCTATGCAGGACCACGGGCCGAGGAAACCTATTGCCCCGAAAAGGAAGAAGGCGGCTCAGAGAAGAAGACAGTTCAAGAAACCGAGGGATAATGAGCATTTGGCTGATGTTTTGGAGACATATGAGGATAACACGTTAACACAGAAAggagtttcaataaaataa
- the LOC106132828 gene encoding transmembrane protein 50A, which translates to MNCCENITMPSCVWFEGGEKRNIIASIMAGLLFFAGWWFIIDAASVYKDDLPNAVHVCGVMATLSLIMVNSVSNAQVRGETYTGGCMGPRGARLWLFLGFVVGFASLIASCWILFADYVNAKSTKNTWAGVSLFLQNAFIFAGSLVYKFGRTEDLWG; encoded by the exons ATGAATTGCtgtgaaaatataacaatgcCCAGTTGTGTTTGGTTTGAGGGTGGCGAAAAGCGGAACATTATTGCATCAATAATGGCTGGACTCTTG TTCTTTGCTGGTTGGTGGTTTATTATAGATGCCGCTTCTGTGTACAAAGATGATCTACCAAATGCTGTTCATGTTTGTGGAGTGATGGCCACTTTATCACTGATCATGGTTAATTCTGTATCTAATGCCCag GTGAGAGGTGAAACATACACAGGAGGCTGTATGGGTCCCCGGGGGGCACGGCTGTGGCTCTTCCTTGGGTTCGTAGTCGGCTTTGCTTCACTTATCGCTTCCTGTTGGATCCTGTTTGCCGATTATGTCAACGCAA aaagcACAAAGAATACCTGGGCGGGAGTGAGTCTTTTCTTACAGAACGCGTTCATCTTTGCCGGTTCCCtggtttataaatttggacGTACGGAAGATTTGTggggttaa